The Alkalihalobacillus sp. TS-13 genomic interval TGATAATTTCATTGTTATTAGGAATATTAACCCAGGACTAAAGATTCGCATTCATTGTTAGTTATCCCAAATTTTTGGACTTGCTTTGATCCTTTAGTTCTTTAACAAATTAATGTTTTGTCAGGGTTAGAAACTCAGTCAACCAATAAAAAAGACGAGCACGGTTGACTCGTCAGCAGCATTTTTACCGATTAAGCAATTTTTGAATGTCTTCTTCAATATTTTCAGGTTTGGTCTGAGGAGCGTACCTGTCGATTACTCTGCCCTCTTGATCAACGAGAAACTTGGTGAAATTCCACTTTACCTGGTCAGAAAGCATTCCAGGTGCCTCTTTTATTAGGTGTTTGAATAGAGGATGGGCCTCATTGCCTTTGACATCTACTTTACTGAACATGGGAAAACTTACCCCATAATTGAGTTTACAGAACTCTTGGATGTCTTCTTCAGAGCCCGGTTCCTGATTCATGAATTGGTTGCTAGGAAAGCCGAGTACTTCGAACCCCTCGTCTTTATACGTATCGTACAATCGCTGCAACCCCTCATACTGAGGCGTAAAACCGCATTTGCTTGCTGTATTGACGATCAGCAGTACTTTCCCTTTATAATCGGCTAGCTTCTTATCTTCTCCTGTAATCGACCTAGCTGAAAAATCATGAACACTACTCATAGAAAAAGCCTCCTTTTAACTCAAAAATTAGCAATAACCATCCTCCAAGTCAAAAGATATCGCTTATTCGGTGCCTGGCACCGATTCAGACCCCTTGGGAATACTGACTTCGTGATCGGTGCCTGGCACTTTTCACGAACCCAGTAGTACCAATGGGTAAATTGTCGTGCCTGGTACACTCTAAATAAACAAAAAAAAATGGAGCTGCGTTGAGCAGCTCCGATGAGGGGTTAGGGAGGTAGGACATGTGCCTACGTTTTCAATTTATAATCAAAAACCGTCATTCAGAAGTTTCACCTTCACTTTCACTTTCTTCAGTGTTCGTTTCTTCTTCGGTTGGTTCTTCATTCGTTGGTTCTTCATTCGTTGGTTCTTCTTCAGTGCCGTTACATGCTGTGATTAACATAATTGCGAATAATGCAGAGCCTAGTTTAGCGAGAAAACTTTTGTTCACGGTAACCACTCCTTGTATCGCAAGTTTTGTGCTGGCTTGTGTACCAGCTACTTACAATATAGAGCATTTTCCGTCAAAATTGGGTGATTTTACTGAATGCATAAGGTTTCCTTACGTTTTTAACATCACGCTAACATTGGCTTAACATTTTTTGGATTATAATATTCTCCGTAAAACAGCTCTGACCGGACTTGCATCTGACTCCTCGAGCGGCAGCGGCAAGGCGATCAATTCATAGATCCCTTCTTCAATTTCATCGAGCACAACGCTTTCGAGAATATGGATGTCGTTATTCAACAGGCTGTGATGCGCTGCCAAATCCTTCGAATCTATTTGATCGACGGAAGGTACATCCACCCCGATCAGACGGATGCCTTTTTCTTTTAAAAATGGCGCAAGTTCTTCTGAAAGATATGTGATCGACTCCGGAAACTTACTTCGGTCATGCCAGGAGCCGGTCTTGATCAGCAATCGCTCCACTGCTCCTAAATCATAGCCTTCAAAATCTTCTGGTTTAATCATTTCACGGCCTTCCAAATGGACGACAAGCGCATCGCCAACATAAAGCTCCGGCTGCAAATCCAACATCTTTTTACCATGGTCGTCAAAATGGAACGGTGCATCCACGTGCGTTCCGGTATGCGTGCTCAACGTCAGGCTTCCAACATTGACTGAGCCTGTCTCCTCTTTTGTCCAGTTCAATTTAAAAGAGAAGGGAGTATCGCCAGGCCAAGTTGGCACTCCCTCCTTCAATGGATGAGAAATGTCCCAAATTTTCATCAGCAAAACTCCCTTTTAAAAGCTAATTATTCTTTCTTGTCACCTAACGCGAACATGATTTCAGCTTCACAAGCGACTTCACCATCGACAGTTGCGACAGCTGTGCCTTTCCCCATCGATCCGCGGACACGAGTTAGTTCTACTTCAAGGCGTAATTGATCTCCAGGACGCACTTGTCTTTTAAAACGACATTTGTCGATTCCTGCGAAAAAGGCTAAGCGTCCCCGGTTTTCTTCTTTTTTAAGTAGGGCGACCGCTCCGACTTGAGCAAGCGCTTCGACAATTAGAACGCCTGGCATGACCGGGTATTCTGGGAAATGTCCGTTGAAAAAGTCTTCGTTAGCGGTTACATTTTTAAGTCCGATTGCGCGTTTGCCTTCTTCCACTTCCAATACCTTATCCACCAGTAAAACCGGGTGGCGATGGGGGATGATCGCTTTGATTTCATCAATGTTCAACATATGTAAATCCTCCTATATAGTGCATTCTTCTCCCTATCATAGCATAAAACGTCTTTGAAAAATAAATCCTGGCTGGCGTCACTATTCAAGGGATTTTTCGAGGTCATCTCCAGTAATGGATGCGGTTGGGTCGTTTTCGACAAATTTCTGGTACAGGATGTTCTGGGGATATGGAAAATGAGAGAGGACAGGGTAGGGATTGACGTTAGGGAGTTTGTGGAAGTCGACATATGTCCGGTAACTGCTCCATTCATAAGCTCCTGCTGTTTCGACAAGGTCGGCTTTCACAGGATTCAGGTGGATGTATTTACTGACATCCATTTGATAATTCGGGGACTCGATCAGCTTCGCACCATAACGTCCCTGGAACACATGGCCGACGAATTCATATTTCTTGTTGAAATAAAGTGCATAGCGATGGTGGATTTTCCTCATGATTTGGGTGACCGATGAGTAGTGGGTCTTCAATTGCAGGTGGATGTGATTCGTCATCAGGCAGTAGGAATAGAGGTCGAAGGTGAATTCTGTGCGGGCTTCACTAAGGATTTTCATGTACTTCTGGCGATCTTGATTGTCGTAAAAGAGAGGTGTCTTGCGATTTCCACGCGAGGTGATATGATACTCCGCTCCCGGATACCATATCCTTGGCTTACGAGGCATAACTTCACTCCTTAAAAATATTTGATTATTGGGGATTTTCAGCAGTTGAGATGCTGAATTGCAGGGAAATTCTGAAGATGTCGAAAAAGAGGAAACTACCTTCATTATACCGATAAATAGATAAATATGGAAATTATTTTTGCGCGAAATTCCTACTTCCATTCATTTCGATACGATCAGTGTACCAGGCACCGTTTTGAATCCCCACTCCTGCAAGGCTTCCCGGTTGGTGCCTGGTACCGACTTCAGCGATGGTACCGACTTCAGCGGAAATAATAAAGGCCCGACGGGGGCGGTTTGATTCCGCTCCCAACGGGCTTCTGAGTGTACTATTATTCACTTTTCCATCTAAGAGTCTTTTTTGACGATGTCGATGATGTGCTGCCATGTGTCTTTTTTGAAGACGTCCATCATTTCTCCGTCTCCGACTACACCGTATCCGATTGCGAGTCCTCCCGCAAGGCACAGCGCAAACAGAAGAATGACGATGATCAACCGCAGCCAGATCGGCACGAGACGTACGCGCAGCTTTTCCGCTTCGGCTTTCTGTTGCTTGCGTTCTTCCCGTGAAGAAGGCGAGCTTTCCTCGTTCTTCTTTGGTGTGATTTTCATTAATTTATTTTTACTCGCCTTAAATGCTTGTCTTAAAGAAGATCCTTCATTTTTGGCTTCTGTATTTTTTTGAATCATGTTAACTCCCCATTAACCCTGCCTATCGAATGGTATTCACAAGCCCCATCATCTGATCAGCCATCGTAACCGCTCTGGCATTCATTTGATACGAACGTTGTGTCGTTAAAAGTTGTGTCATCTCATGCGCGACATTGACATTGGACTGTTCCAACGCACCTTGCTGGACCAAACCTTCACCCTGGTCCACTTGTTCGATAGCTTGTCCAACCGCAGTTCCAGGCTCGACTCTGAATCGGTTATCACCTGACGATTCCAACAACTGTGGACGGACAACTTCAGCCAAAGCCAAACGACCGGCATCAACGACCGTACCATCGGGCATTTTTGCTTGAATCGTGCCATTTCCACTGATCGAAATCGAATCGAAACCTACGGGCACCTCGATCGGGCCGTCTTCGCTCATGACACGATCCCCATTCGCAGCAGTAAGTTGTAATTGATCAGGGTTTCCTTCTACTGGTGTTACGTAAAAAGACCCTTCTCTTGTATATTCAATGATTTCGACATTATTTTCAAGTCTTTTCGCAATTTGAAACATAACATTTGGATTTAACAAGGCAACGTCCAGCGTTCTGCCCGTTTCGACAACGCCCCCCTGTTCCAGGCGAAGAGCTGTCCCTGAAACTCTCGCTCCACTTCCAAGACGGATCCCATCCGGTGTCAATCGGCCTTCTTCTGCTTTCCGATTCGGCTGGTTGTTCGTCTCCTGGACAAGTAAATCAGCGAATTGCACATTGCGTCTCTTAAATCCATATGTATTACTATTCGAAAGGTTATTTGAAATCGTGTCTAACTGACGCTGCAACTGGCCCATCGATACAGAAGCCGTAATCATCGATCGATTCATCTTTCTACCTCCTGAAATCTATCCTGCTATAGTAAATCTGTTAATATCCAAATCAGCCAAGTCTACCAATCTCATTTGATGCTTTTTCCATCGTCCGATCATATGCCTGCAATACCTTTTGATTGGCTTCGAATGTCCGATATGCGTTCATCATCTCTACCATCGTCTGTTCGACATCCACGTTCGAGCGCTCAACGAATCCTTGTTTTAATTGATAAGAAACTTCGGGGTTCCCGACTGCCGAAATGATCGCATCTTCATTACCTGCAAGGAAAAGGCCGTTGCCTTCTTTTTCTAATAGATTCGGATTTTCGATCAGCGCGACATTCACCTGGGCACCCGCCTCTAAGATTCTGCCATTGGAATCCATCGTAAAATCAGAACCATCGACCTGGATCCGATTCCTGTCCGTATCTAGTACGAAATCACCGGTGCTCGTTACGAGATTTCCGTTAGCGTCCAGTGAAAAATTCCCATTCCGAGTCAAGCGGATCGCGTCTTCTTCATTTTGTACGGTAAAAAACAAAGCACCTTGCGCTCCGGTCTCTTCATTGATTGGGACTGCGCCTTGAAGAAGAGCAACATCAAGGTTGTTTCCAGTCTCCTGAAGGTCACCCTGTCGGAAATTCGGCATCGTTTCCTGCATGTAAACAGCTGTCGCAAGTGGTCCGACATGCTTACTCGTCGGAATCGCGTGCCCTCCTACGTTCGTTTCACCGAGCCGGCTCAACAACATTTGCGGAAAGGCGCGAAGTGAAGCCTGATCCGCTTTGAATCCGGGTGTATTGGCATTTGCTAGATTGTTCGTCAACAGATCCTGACGCCTTTGCTGCGAAATCATTCCGGACGCCGCTGTGTAAAAACCTCGAAACATGCTGCTCTCCTCCTCTGTTTTTCCAAAGCACTGCATTGCAATGGCTTGTCCATTTTAAAAACTAGTAAAAAGATGATCGCTAGAAAGTCATTGGTAGTTTCAGTCGCTCGTTCAAGACGTTTTTTGCTTCGGTAACTTGTCGATATGTTCGAGCATCAAGCCCGTTCCGCGAGCCACGCAAGTCAACGGATCATCGGCAACATGAACCGGTACCTTCAATTCTTCGGCAAAAAGCTGTTCGATTCCATGTAAAAGTGCACCGCCGCCCGTTAGGATGATTCCTCGGTCGATGATGTCAGCTGAAAGCTCAGGAGGTGTTTTTTCGAGTACGCTTTTCGCAGCCATCACAATGGAATGGACAGATTCATTCAACGCTTCCTCTATCTCTGTAGACCTGATCGTGATGTTACGCGGCAAACCGCTGACCATATCACGGCCGCGGATTTCCATTTCTTCGTCACGAGCTCCTGGAAAGACCGTCGCTACCTCTATCTTGATGCTCTCGGAGGTCCGTTCTCCGATAAGAAGCTTGTACTTCTGTTTTATGTATTGAAGGATGTCCTGATCGAACTTGTCCCCCGCCACTTTAATCGAAGAGGCGGTGACGATATCGCCCATGGATAAAACGGCAACATCTGATGTCCCACCGCCTATGTCAACGACCATGTTCCCATATGGTTGAAAAATGTCCATACCAGCACCAATCGCAGCAACTTTCGGCTCCTCTTCAAGAAATACGTGTTTTGCTCCACTTTTTTGAGCAGCTTCACGGATTGCTTTTTGTTCAACGGTCGTAATGTTGGTCGGGGTACAGATCAAAATTCTCGGCTTGCCTATCAGCCCCCTTACATTAATCTTATCCAAGAAATATTTGAGCATCGCTTCAGTCATTTCGAAATCTGCGATCACCCCATCTTTCAATGGTCTATTTGCGACGATATTTCCAGGAGTTCGCCCCACCATCCTTCGAGCTGCTTCACCAACCTCTAAAACCCGATTCAGGTTATTATCGATGGCAACGACTGATGGTTCGTCGAGGACAATCCCCCGTCCTTTGACATAAATGAGTACGTTCGCGGTACCCAGATCAATGCCCACATCTCTAGAAAACATGCGGTAAATCCTCCCTATTACAGACTAGTTCTATTGGTAGTATGATTTGTTAAATTTATGTAGTTCATCCATTTTATAAGTTTACCATAGTTTGTGTAGAATAGGGACAGAATTTGTCAAAAAATAGTACTTAATCACTACCCAAAAATTAATTGACCACCTTTTCGGTCGATTTTTTGTATTTTTCCCGAGTAGCTTCTCCCCCGCGGAGATGTCGTACCGATTTATGGTACTCCAAAATCTCTTTGACACTGTTGGCCAACTCCGGGTTAATTTCAGGTAATCGTTCCGTTAAATCTTTGTGGACAGTACTTTTCGAAACACCGAATTCCTTCGCGATCATTCGAACGGTTTTTCTTGTCTCCACGATATACCTGCCTATCTTGATGGTTCGTTCTTTGATGTAATCGTGCACACCACTCGCCTCCCTAAATTGGATGTAAGAGGTGCGAAATGAGACTTCAATATCTAGGCTGCGAAATGTTAAATTGTCATCTTCCCCCTATGAACAAAATGACTGCTAAGCTCGCACGCAGCTTTACTTAGACTTCTCATCGCGGTCCCCTAAAGTTCGTTTTGTAACATTTTATTATTAGGGAGGTGGTTATATACCTAAAAGTCAAGTGGGACAAGGGAATTTGTTTACTTTTTATTGAAACAGCCCTCAAAAACGCTTGCCGCACAGTGTCCACCGCTCACAAACAAGCCAATAAAATGTACGAAAAGTTAGAAAATTTATTTGTTCGATGCTACACTTCGGTGCCGGTGCCTGGCACGACAATTTCGCCGTTGGGCCGCAACGGTTTTGATATGGTGCCAGGTACAGTTTTGAATCCCTTGTGCGGCAAGGACTTTGGAAGTGTGCCTGGCACCGATTTGGATCTCTTCTCCCGCAAGGACTTTGGAAGTGTGCCTGACACCGATTTGGATCTCTTCTCCCGTAAGGCTTTTGAAAGTGTGCCTGGTACAGCCAACCGGTATGGCCAACCTTCTTTCGCCTCATTTTTTGCGGTTTTCATACAGATTTTTTGCTCTTGTGTTAAAACTTTTAATGATTCATCCTCGTTCGACAGTATTAGTGTTTTTCTTGCCTTGATAAAGGGATCTCTATAGTGTATTCTTGAAATGTTAGAATTTTCGAATAAATGTTTTTTTGTTCACATCTTACCTACATAGCTACATACGACTCACCTGCATCGAGACACAGCTTCATCCAAACATTCGAGCCAAATTCCAACACAAAAAACAAAAAGAACATAATAACGGGAGGGGACATTGAATGTTCAAAACTTATGAAACCGATTCATTCTTTGATGAAATGCTCCAGGAAAGAGGAAGGCCGCGTGCACATTATCAAACCCTCTATGATCAATTATCCGCCCTTCCCGAGGATGAACTGCAAGCCCGCCATGAAGCTGCTCAGCAGAACTTCCTCAGACAGGGCATCACCTTCACCGTCTATAACGACGATCAGGGTGCGGAGCGTACGATCCCTTTCGATTTCGTCCCGAACATCATTCCGAAGGATGAATGGAAGAAGCTTGAAAAGGGCCTCATTCAACGTGTCAAAGCTCTTAATCTATTTTTAGACGACGTCTACAACGGCCAGCAGATTTTGAAGGATGGCCTCATTCCCCGAGAACTCGTCGTCACCTGTAAACACTTTTATCCCCAGGTAACGAAAATCAAAGTTCCACGAAGAAACCATATTTTTATGGCTGGTATAGATCTGATCAAAGACGAAAACGGAGAGTTCCGCGTCCTTGAGGACAATCTCAGGAATCCGTCCGGACTATCCTACGTGTTCCAGAACCGTTACGTCATGCGTCACGTTTTCCCTGACTTTTTCCAGGACTATGATGTTGTCTCACTCGAAAACCAGTTCACGCACATCCATGACGCTCTTTCTTCCATCGCGCCGAACAATGTCTCAAACCCGAACATCGTACTCCTTACCCCTGGTGTCTATAACTCTGCTTATTTTGATCATAGTTTCATAGCTCAGCAGCTCGGCATTGAACTTGTCGAAGGACGTGACCTGCTCGTCCGCGACCGTATCGTCTATATGAAAACGACGAGAGGGCTGAAACGCGTCGACGTCATTTATCGCCGCATTGACGATGATTTCCTCGATCCGCTCGAGTTCCGTTCTGATTCCATGCTAGGGGTCGCCGGTCTTCTCGATGCTTACCGCGCCGGCAACGTAACCATCAGCAACGGGATCGGAAACGGCGTGGCTGACGACAAAGCAATCTATCATTATGTACCTAACATGATTCGCTATTACCTTGGTGAAGAGCCGATCATCCGCAATGTCGAGACGTATTTTTTACGAGATGAAGAACAACGGAAATATGTACTCGAAAATCTCGATCAACTCGTTGTAAAACAGACGGACGGTTCAGGCGGTTATAATCTTTTGATCGGACCTCATGCAACCGAACAAGAACTCGAAGACTACCGGATCCAGATTGAAAAGAATCCATCCAACTACATTGCACAGCCAATGGTCAACCTTTCACGGCTTCCTGTTTTTAGAGGGAAAAATTTCGCTGGCTGCCACATCGACGTCCGCGCATTCATCTTCAACGGGGAACATCCGCATGTTTTCCCTGGCGGCCTGACAAGGGTTGCGCTGAAAGAAGGCTCGCTCGTCGTCAATTCTTCACAGGGCGGCGGCGGAAAAGATACGTGGGTCATGACCGATTAAGGAGGGACAAGCATGCTTAGCAGAGTTTCGAATTCACTTTACTGGATGTCACGTAATATTGAGCGCGCGGAAAATACCGCCCGACTCATTTCTGTACGCCTGATCGGCAGCATCGAACACAAAGAAAACCACTGGGATGAACTGATTTCGATCAGTGGCGCCAACGATGAATTCGAAAAGCGCTACGATCACTACGATGCCAGATCCGTCATGGACTTCATGTCGTTCTCAAGCGACAACTCAAACTCGATCTTGAATTGTGTAAAATTGGCGCGTGAGGATGCACGGGCGATCCGCGAAATCATCCCGCAGGAATTATGGGAAATGATGAATTCCTTCTATTGGGAAGTCAAACAATATAAGTACGAAAACTGGACGGTCGATACGATCGATGATTTTTATCAGATGATCATCCGCCAGTCTGCCCTA includes:
- a CDS encoding glutathione peroxidase — its product is MSSVHDFSARSITGEDKKLADYKGKVLLIVNTASKCGFTPQYEGLQRLYDTYKDEGFEVLGFPSNQFMNQEPGSEEDIQEFCKLNYGVSFPMFSKVDVKGNEAHPLFKHLIKEAPGMLSDQVKWNFTKFLVDQEGRVIDRYAPQTKPENIEEDIQKLLNR
- the kynB gene encoding arylformamidase, whose product is MKIWDISHPLKEGVPTWPGDTPFSFKLNWTKEETGSVNVGSLTLSTHTGTHVDAPFHFDDHGKKMLDLQPELYVGDALVVHLEGREMIKPEDFEGYDLGAVERLLIKTGSWHDRSKFPESITYLSEELAPFLKEKGIRLIGVDVPSVDQIDSKDLAAHHSLLNNDIHILESVVLDEIEEGIYELIALPLPLEESDASPVRAVLRRIL
- the fabZ gene encoding 3-hydroxyacyl-ACP dehydratase FabZ, with product MLNIDEIKAIIPHRHPVLLVDKVLEVEEGKRAIGLKNVTANEDFFNGHFPEYPVMPGVLIVEALAQVGAVALLKKEENRGRLAFFAGIDKCRFKRQVRPGDQLRLEVELTRVRGSMGKGTAVATVDGEVACEAEIMFALGDKKE
- a CDS encoding transposase; protein product: MPRKPRIWYPGAEYHITSRGNRKTPLFYDNQDRQKYMKILSEARTEFTFDLYSYCLMTNHIHLQLKTHYSSVTQIMRKIHHRYALYFNKKYEFVGHVFQGRYGAKLIESPNYQMDVSKYIHLNPVKADLVETAGAYEWSSYRTYVDFHKLPNVNPYPVLSHFPYPQNILYQKFVENDPTASITGDDLEKSLE
- a CDS encoding DNA-directed RNA polymerase subunit beta, producing MIQKNTEAKNEGSSLRQAFKASKNKLMKITPKKNEESSPSSREERKQQKAEAEKLRVRLVPIWLRLIIVILLFALCLAGGLAIGYGVVGDGEMMDVFKKDTWQHIIDIVKKDS
- a CDS encoding flagellar hook-basal body protein; translation: MNRSMITASVSMGQLQRQLDTISNNLSNSNTYGFKRRNVQFADLLVQETNNQPNRKAEEGRLTPDGIRLGSGARVSGTALRLEQGGVVETGRTLDVALLNPNVMFQIAKRLENNVEIIEYTREGSFYVTPVEGNPDQLQLTAANGDRVMSEDGPIEVPVGFDSISISGNGTIQAKMPDGTVVDAGRLALAEVVRPQLLESSGDNRFRVEPGTAVGQAIEQVDQGEGLVQQGALEQSNVNVAHEMTQLLTTQRSYQMNARAVTMADQMMGLVNTIR
- a CDS encoding flagellar hook-basal body protein; this translates as MFRGFYTAASGMISQQRRQDLLTNNLANANTPGFKADQASLRAFPQMLLSRLGETNVGGHAIPTSKHVGPLATAVYMQETMPNFRQGDLQETGNNLDVALLQGAVPINEETGAQGALFFTVQNEEDAIRLTRNGNFSLDANGNLVTSTGDFVLDTDRNRIQVDGSDFTMDSNGRILEAGAQVNVALIENPNLLEKEGNGLFLAGNEDAIISAVGNPEVSYQLKQGFVERSNVDVEQTMVEMMNAYRTFEANQKVLQAYDRTMEKASNEIGRLG
- a CDS encoding rod shape-determining protein, translating into MFSRDVGIDLGTANVLIYVKGRGIVLDEPSVVAIDNNLNRVLEVGEAARRMVGRTPGNIVANRPLKDGVIADFEMTEAMLKYFLDKINVRGLIGKPRILICTPTNITTVEQKAIREAAQKSGAKHVFLEEEPKVAAIGAGMDIFQPYGNMVVDIGGGTSDVAVLSMGDIVTASSIKVAGDKFDQDILQYIKQKYKLLIGERTSESIKIEVATVFPGARDEEMEIRGRDMVSGLPRNITIRSTEIEEALNESVHSIVMAAKSVLEKTPPELSADIIDRGIILTGGGALLHGIEQLFAEELKVPVHVADDPLTCVARGTGLMLEHIDKLPKQKTS
- the spoIIID gene encoding sporulation transcriptional regulator SpoIIID, with protein sequence MHDYIKERTIKIGRYIVETRKTVRMIAKEFGVSKSTVHKDLTERLPEINPELANSVKEILEYHKSVRHLRGGEATREKYKKSTEKVVN
- a CDS encoding circularly permuted type 2 ATP-grasp protein produces the protein MFKTYETDSFFDEMLQERGRPRAHYQTLYDQLSALPEDELQARHEAAQQNFLRQGITFTVYNDDQGAERTIPFDFVPNIIPKDEWKKLEKGLIQRVKALNLFLDDVYNGQQILKDGLIPRELVVTCKHFYPQVTKIKVPRRNHIFMAGIDLIKDENGEFRVLEDNLRNPSGLSYVFQNRYVMRHVFPDFFQDYDVVSLENQFTHIHDALSSIAPNNVSNPNIVLLTPGVYNSAYFDHSFIAQQLGIELVEGRDLLVRDRIVYMKTTRGLKRVDVIYRRIDDDFLDPLEFRSDSMLGVAGLLDAYRAGNVTISNGIGNGVADDKAIYHYVPNMIRYYLGEEPIIRNVETYFLRDEEQRKYVLENLDQLVVKQTDGSGGYNLLIGPHATEQELEDYRIQIEKNPSNYIAQPMVNLSRLPVFRGKNFAGCHIDVRAFIFNGEHPHVFPGGLTRVALKEGSLVVNSSQGGGGKDTWVMTD